One window of Nocardia nova SH22a genomic DNA carries:
- a CDS encoding cytochrome P450: MADRVRREFADPPEHTAHRKLIAGAMSAPAIASWEPRIRQTAQRFVDRLAARPQVEFVTEFAAPYTMTVIADILGLAADMVPRMLYWTRGFNSMIGNPLTDEEVAELNDTAAEPLSRDELLMVLQLAMVGGSDTSSTGLSRMMEYLCDEPGEWDRLRAEPELVPAFIEELLRTESPLQGLFRVATRDVELGGRKIAKGETLWLSLAAANRDPEVFENADEKRLSRHNVVSRYLMFGGGPHLCPGAALTRLELRVVLEMLVAKLSAVERVSPPADRIKSFMFYGPGSLPVSFTA; encoded by the coding sequence GTGGCGGACCGTGTCCGACGGGAGTTCGCCGATCCGCCCGAGCACACCGCGCATCGCAAACTCATCGCCGGGGCCATGAGCGCACCCGCGATCGCCTCGTGGGAGCCCCGTATCCGGCAGACGGCGCAACGGTTCGTCGACAGGCTGGCCGCTCGGCCGCAAGTCGAGTTCGTCACCGAATTCGCCGCGCCCTACACGATGACGGTGATCGCCGACATTCTCGGGCTGGCGGCCGACATGGTGCCCCGAATGCTGTATTGGACACGAGGATTCAATTCGATGATCGGCAATCCGCTCACCGACGAGGAGGTGGCCGAACTCAACGACACCGCCGCGGAACCGCTGTCGCGGGACGAGTTGCTGATGGTGCTGCAACTCGCGATGGTCGGCGGCAGCGATACCTCGTCGACCGGACTGTCCCGGATGATGGAGTACCTGTGCGACGAGCCCGGCGAATGGGACCGGCTCCGCGCCGAGCCCGAACTCGTTCCGGCGTTCATCGAGGAGCTGTTGCGCACGGAATCGCCACTGCAGGGCCTGTTCCGCGTCGCGACCAGGGATGTGGAGCTCGGTGGCAGGAAGATCGCGAAGGGCGAGACCCTGTGGCTGAGTCTCGCCGCCGCGAACCGGGATCCGGAGGTGTTCGAGAACGCGGACGAGAAGCGACTGTCGCGGCACAACGTGGTGAGTCGGTACCTGATGTTCGGTGGTGGCCCCCATCTGTGCCCCGGAGCGGCGTTGACGCGACTGGAACTGCGTGTGGTCCTGGAAATGCTGGTCGCGAAATTATCTGCGGTGGAACGGGTTTCCCCTCCCGCGGATCGGATCAAGAGCTTCATGTTCTACGGGCCGGGGAGTCTGCCGGTGAGCTTCACGGCATAG
- a CDS encoding enoyl-CoA hydratase/isomerase family protein, with the protein MTTTGPRVHVRIDAGVATVTFDNPPVNAWNGQMTDGLRSALRSLRADASVRAVVVTGAGEKAFSAGSDIVEMAGLLGPGEAVEKKLAPQQRIFAELASFPRPTIAALNGYTLGGGLEIAVCCDLVVAEEHISIGSPEITLGLFPSSGGTFRVARRIGAGRAKYMQLLGTPVDASTALSWGLVNEVVPQGHSLTRAYELAQVLSNRPATALTLCKAMIDAAHDLDETELISASLRASEKAFTSAEAAEGIRAFQAKRKPDFRRISALRSSPLS; encoded by the coding sequence GTGACGACAACAGGTCCCCGAGTGCATGTCCGCATCGACGCGGGCGTGGCGACAGTGACCTTCGACAATCCCCCGGTGAATGCCTGGAACGGGCAGATGACGGACGGCTTGCGCAGCGCTCTGCGATCGCTGCGTGCCGATGCGTCGGTGCGAGCGGTGGTCGTGACCGGCGCCGGGGAGAAGGCATTCAGCGCCGGTTCGGACATCGTGGAGATGGCCGGACTGCTGGGACCCGGCGAGGCCGTCGAGAAGAAGCTCGCGCCGCAGCAGCGGATATTCGCCGAGCTGGCCTCGTTTCCGCGGCCGACGATCGCCGCGCTCAACGGGTACACACTCGGCGGCGGGCTGGAGATCGCGGTGTGCTGCGATCTCGTCGTCGCCGAGGAGCACATCTCGATCGGCTCACCGGAAATCACCCTCGGCCTGTTCCCGAGCAGCGGAGGGACCTTCCGTGTCGCGCGCCGGATCGGCGCGGGCCGGGCCAAATACATGCAGCTGCTCGGCACGCCCGTCGACGCGTCCACCGCACTGTCCTGGGGCCTGGTGAACGAGGTTGTGCCGCAGGGACATTCGCTGACACGCGCATACGAGCTCGCGCAGGTGCTGTCGAATCGTCCGGCCACGGCGCTGACGTTGTGCAAAGCGATGATCGACGCCGCCCACGATCTCGACGAGACCGAGCTGATCTCGGCCTCGCTGCGGGCGAGCGAGAAGGCTTTCACGTCGGCCGAAGCCGCCGAAGGTATTCGTGCCTTCCAGGCCAAGCGGAAGCCGGATTTCCGGCGGATCTCCGCTTTGCGGTCCTCGCCGCTGTCGTAA
- a CDS encoding NDMA-dependent alcohol dehydrogenase — translation MKTRGAVLLESPGRYEVVELDMDDPRPGEIRVKMVASGLCHSDDHFATGDQTPGILPIAGGHEGAGIVEAVGPGTLGFTEGDHVVFSFLPVCGRCTWCAKGLQNLCNLGAFLATGARFDDPDSFRLSMDGRPVGQLAGLGTFCEHVTVSTASALRIDPSIPLDVAVLTGCGVGTGWGAAVNSAAVRPGEVVIVMGIGGIGINAVQGAAHAGANAVIAVDPVEFKRDSALKFGATHAVSSIEEATELARSMTDGQGADSSIVTVGVTTGRHIGQGLQAVRKGGTCVAVGIGDTFVKDGDINLHELTLSQKRLQGALFGACSPTADIPAQLAMYQQGKLELNGLVTTRYSLDQINQGFDDMKAGRNLRGVIIHGN, via the coding sequence ATGAAGACACGGGGCGCGGTGCTGCTCGAATCTCCCGGTCGATACGAAGTCGTCGAATTGGATATGGACGACCCCCGGCCCGGCGAGATTCGGGTGAAGATGGTCGCCAGCGGCCTGTGCCACTCCGACGACCATTTCGCCACCGGCGACCAGACCCCGGGCATCCTGCCGATCGCCGGAGGACACGAGGGCGCGGGCATCGTCGAAGCGGTAGGCCCCGGCACTCTCGGCTTCACCGAGGGCGACCACGTCGTCTTCTCGTTCCTGCCGGTCTGCGGCCGCTGCACCTGGTGCGCGAAAGGGCTGCAGAATCTGTGCAATCTCGGCGCGTTCCTGGCCACCGGCGCACGCTTCGACGACCCGGACTCCTTCCGGCTGTCGATGGACGGCCGCCCGGTGGGACAGCTCGCCGGATTGGGCACGTTCTGCGAACACGTGACGGTGTCCACGGCATCGGCCCTGCGCATCGACCCGTCGATCCCGCTCGACGTCGCGGTGCTCACCGGCTGCGGCGTGGGAACCGGGTGGGGTGCGGCGGTGAACTCCGCGGCGGTGCGGCCCGGCGAGGTCGTCATCGTGATGGGAATCGGCGGAATCGGAATCAACGCCGTTCAGGGCGCCGCACATGCCGGTGCGAATGCGGTCATCGCGGTCGATCCGGTGGAGTTCAAGCGCGATTCGGCGCTGAAATTCGGTGCCACACATGCGGTCTCGTCCATCGAGGAAGCCACCGAGCTGGCGCGGTCGATGACCGACGGACAGGGCGCGGATTCCTCGATCGTCACCGTCGGCGTGACGACAGGCCGCCATATCGGTCAAGGATTGCAGGCCGTGCGCAAGGGCGGGACGTGTGTCGCGGTCGGCATCGGCGACACCTTCGTCAAGGACGGCGACATCAACCTCCACGAGCTGACGCTGTCCCAGAAGCGATTGCAGGGCGCACTGTTCGGCGCCTGCTCCCCCACCGCCGACATCCCCGCCCAATTGGCCATGTACCAGCAGGGCAAGCTCGAACTGAACGGGCTCGTGACCACGCGGTACTCACTGGATCAGATCAATCAGGGATTCGACGACATGAAAGCCGGGCGCAATCTGCGCGGAGTCATCATCCACGGCAACTGA
- a CDS encoding putative quinol monooxygenase: MAIQVTIDMNVKDGHFDDLRNWFIKNVPGTRDFEGNITVEIARNQDDPSRILFVEKWDSRQNFENYLAWRDKTGVIAELLEMLDGDITFRYHDFIGV, encoded by the coding sequence ATGGCAATTCAGGTCACCATCGATATGAACGTCAAGGACGGTCACTTCGACGATCTGCGCAATTGGTTCATCAAAAATGTCCCGGGGACCCGCGACTTCGAGGGCAACATCACCGTGGAGATCGCCCGCAATCAGGACGATCCGTCCCGCATCCTCTTCGTGGAGAAATGGGATTCCCGACAGAACTTCGAGAACTACCTCGCCTGGCGCGACAAGACCGGTGTGATCGCCGAACTGCTCGAAATGCTCGACGGCGACATCACCTTCCGCTACCACGACTTCATCGGAGTCTGA
- a CDS encoding cytochrome P450 family protein, giving the protein MTAEMEILELTDDFYQDPHATYQVLRDRGPLHRIRLDGVIGWLIVDHDVAKQAFAEPTISKRIGSPEGQAVLAKNGAAEMFNTAINDNMLFADPPQHTRLRRLVAKAFAGPAIRDLQPRISSIADTLLDDISARTTVDLIDSYAFRLPIAVICELLGVPDDDKADFRSWTAVVVSDTATNEERAAAGIEYFTYLTALIAERTDDPRDDLLSQLIIAKDHEDRLDQQELIAMLLLLLIAGHETTVNLIGNSVLELLREPAIAERLRADPEAIPAYVEEILRCQGSLHLATARYTTAPITLGGQDIDADEFILISLAAANRDPARFTEPDRIDLERPENRHIAFGHGIHHCLGAALARMEATTAISRLLATYPDLSLDGEFSDLTWRKSLLIHGLTGLPVRLTARTDSRTGPTTDPDRVSVMA; this is encoded by the coding sequence GTGACAGCCGAGATGGAAATCCTCGAACTGACAGACGACTTCTACCAGGATCCGCATGCGACCTATCAGGTGCTGCGCGATCGCGGTCCCCTCCATCGCATTCGATTGGACGGTGTGATCGGCTGGTTGATCGTCGATCACGACGTGGCCAAGCAGGCCTTCGCCGAGCCGACCATCAGCAAGCGCATCGGGTCGCCGGAGGGACAGGCCGTGCTGGCCAAAAACGGTGCGGCCGAGATGTTCAACACCGCCATCAACGACAACATGCTGTTCGCCGATCCGCCACAGCACACGCGTCTGCGCCGCCTCGTGGCGAAGGCGTTCGCGGGTCCCGCCATCCGCGATCTGCAACCGAGAATCAGCTCGATCGCCGATACCCTGCTCGACGACATCAGCGCGCGAACGACTGTGGACCTCATCGACAGCTACGCGTTCCGGCTGCCGATCGCGGTGATCTGCGAGCTGCTCGGGGTGCCCGACGACGACAAGGCAGACTTCCGCTCGTGGACCGCCGTCGTCGTCAGCGACACGGCGACGAACGAGGAACGCGCCGCCGCCGGTATCGAATACTTCACCTACCTGACAGCGTTGATCGCCGAACGCACCGACGACCCCCGCGACGACCTGCTGTCCCAACTGATCATCGCGAAAGACCACGAGGACCGGCTGGACCAGCAGGAACTCATCGCCATGCTGCTCCTGCTGCTGATAGCGGGACATGAGACCACCGTCAATCTGATCGGCAACTCGGTACTCGAGCTACTCCGCGAGCCCGCAATCGCCGAGCGGTTGCGGGCGGATCCCGAAGCCATACCCGCCTACGTCGAGGAGATCCTGCGCTGCCAGGGGTCACTGCACCTGGCCACGGCTCGCTACACCACCGCTCCGATCACGTTGGGCGGTCAGGACATCGACGCGGACGAATTCATCCTCATCTCGCTCGCCGCCGCCAATCGCGACCCCGCCCGGTTCACCGAGCCGGACCGCATCGACCTCGAACGACCTGAGAACCGGCACATCGCCTTCGGGCACGGCATCCATCACTGTCTCGGTGCCGCCCTGGCACGCATGGAGGCCACGACCGCGATCTCGAGGCTGCTGGCCACTTACCCGGATCTGTCGCTCGACGGCGAATTCAGCGATCTGACGTGGCGAAAGAGTCTGTTGATTCACGGCTTGACCGGCCTGCCGGTCCGGCTGACCGCGCGCACAGATTCTCGGACCGGGCCCACCACCGACCCGGACCGCGTCTCCGTCATGGCCTGA
- a CDS encoding alpha/beta hydrolase — MQTSVSFPSNGLRLAGILFTPDDSAGERLPAVVVSHPGGGVKEQTASVYAKRLADKGFAALVFDAAYQGESEGEPRFLEDPFQRSEDVKSAVTYLTTRDDIDSGRIGALGICASGGYVPFAAQTDHRIKAVATVSGLDIGDYLSNGLGRTQDPAVLNEMLDAAGALRTAEALGAEPNYQIWAPPTAEGLEDAPELFREAHDYYRTPRAQHPRSENKWPLQSIDRIAQFDAYAKIAMISPRPLLMIAGSKADTKYFSDEAVAKAAEPKELFVIDGASHIDLYDLDEYVTPAVAKLEEFFGKNLAG; from the coding sequence ATGCAAACCAGCGTGAGCTTCCCCAGCAACGGTCTCCGTCTCGCGGGCATTCTGTTCACCCCGGACGACAGCGCGGGCGAGCGGCTGCCCGCCGTCGTGGTCTCCCACCCGGGCGGCGGCGTCAAGGAGCAGACCGCCAGCGTGTACGCGAAGCGGTTGGCCGACAAGGGTTTCGCCGCCCTCGTGTTCGACGCCGCGTATCAGGGTGAAAGCGAAGGCGAACCGCGCTTCCTGGAGGATCCCTTCCAGCGCAGCGAGGACGTCAAGTCCGCGGTCACCTATCTGACCACCCGTGACGACATCGACTCCGGTCGCATCGGCGCCCTGGGCATCTGCGCGTCCGGCGGCTATGTGCCGTTCGCCGCGCAGACCGACCACCGCATCAAGGCGGTCGCCACCGTGAGCGGCCTCGACATCGGCGACTACCTGAGCAACGGCCTCGGCCGCACCCAGGACCCCGCCGTGCTGAACGAGATGCTCGACGCCGCCGGGGCGCTGCGGACCGCCGAGGCGCTCGGCGCGGAGCCGAACTACCAGATCTGGGCGCCGCCGACCGCCGAGGGCCTCGAGGACGCACCCGAGCTGTTCCGCGAGGCGCACGACTACTACCGCACCCCGCGCGCTCAGCACCCGCGCTCGGAGAACAAGTGGCCGTTGCAGAGCATCGACCGCATCGCCCAGTTCGACGCCTACGCCAAGATCGCGATGATCTCGCCGCGGCCGCTGCTGATGATCGCCGGTTCGAAGGCCGACACCAAGTACTTCAGCGACGAGGCCGTCGCGAAGGCCGCCGAGCCGAAGGAACTGTTCGTGATCGACGGCGCCTCCCACATCGACCTGTACGACCTGGACGAGTACGTCACTCCGGCCGTCGCGAAGCTCGAGGAGTTCTTCGGCAAGAACCTCGCGGGCTGA
- a CDS encoding amidase, whose product MTAVPSDIAEAAAALRAGRTTSVELLEHALAVADRLDPALGVYLARFDDQARAAARAADEIRGSGVDLGPLHGIPLAVKDMLTSVEGPATAQSAVPDSAAIATDADAVAALRRAGAVITGKTTLMEFSKGYPDPDAPFPFPRNPWSLDHWAGGSSSGTAAGIGAGLFFGGLGSDSGGSIRIPAAFTGTCGHKPTFDLVPRGGLLPLSDSLDHVGPMGRSAYDCAVILEAIASGGAIHAARTLRTRLDGRTVRIDTAMGRDETSSDVATAFTAACEVFAELGAHIVDAPVPRYSELIEASSVIAAVEARATHSARLAAGAPYRPRTVATLEHGAGLTDDDRRRALRTVDEIRTVLSHELGDGVLVTPTAPTTALSIDAVRAGTETLSPTFTRTWNAVGFPATSIPMGFDRDGLPIGLQIVAPTGRDELCLGVGCAFQRRTRWHRIDPPLRRRRQHR is encoded by the coding sequence GTGACAGCCGTTCCGTCGGATATCGCCGAGGCCGCGGCGGCATTGCGGGCAGGGCGCACGACATCCGTCGAACTGCTGGAACACGCTCTGGCGGTCGCCGACCGGCTCGATCCCGCACTCGGTGTCTACCTGGCCCGCTTCGACGACCAGGCCCGCGCCGCCGCCCGGGCCGCCGACGAGATCCGCGGCAGCGGTGTCGATCTGGGCCCGCTGCACGGCATTCCGCTGGCGGTGAAGGACATGCTGACCTCGGTGGAGGGACCGGCGACCGCACAGTCCGCGGTTCCCGACAGCGCCGCGATCGCCACCGACGCCGACGCGGTCGCGGCGCTGCGCCGCGCGGGTGCGGTCATCACGGGCAAGACCACGCTCATGGAGTTCTCGAAGGGTTACCCCGATCCGGACGCGCCGTTCCCCTTCCCCCGCAATCCGTGGTCGCTGGACCACTGGGCCGGTGGCTCGAGTTCGGGGACGGCCGCCGGAATCGGCGCCGGTCTGTTCTTCGGCGGGCTCGGATCCGACAGCGGCGGGAGCATCCGAATTCCCGCCGCGTTCACCGGAACATGCGGTCACAAGCCAACTTTCGATCTGGTACCGCGGGGCGGACTGCTTCCGCTGTCCGACTCCCTGGACCATGTCGGGCCGATGGGACGCTCCGCCTACGACTGCGCGGTGATCCTGGAGGCGATCGCCTCCGGCGGTGCGATCCACGCCGCCCGGACGCTGCGAACGAGACTCGACGGCCGTACCGTCCGGATCGACACCGCGATGGGGCGTGACGAAACGTCCTCCGACGTCGCGACGGCATTCACGGCGGCGTGCGAGGTCTTCGCGGAACTCGGTGCGCATATCGTCGACGCGCCCGTCCCCCGGTATTCCGAACTGATCGAAGCGTCGTCGGTGATCGCCGCGGTCGAGGCCCGTGCCACGCACAGCGCGCGGCTGGCGGCCGGAGCCCCGTATCGGCCACGGACCGTCGCCACGCTGGAACACGGCGCGGGACTCACCGACGACGACCGGCGGCGCGCCCTGCGCACGGTCGACGAGATCCGCACGGTGCTGTCCCACGAACTCGGCGACGGTGTCCTCGTCACGCCCACCGCACCCACCACCGCCCTCTCGATCGACGCGGTGCGCGCGGGCACCGAGACCCTCTCCCCGACATTCACGCGCACCTGGAATGCCGTGGGATTTCCCGCCACATCGATACCGATGGGCTTCGACCGCGACGGTCTCCCGATCGGCCTGCAGATCGTCGCCCCCACCGGCCGCGACGAACTCTGCCTCGGGGTCGGCTGCGCGTTTCAACGCCGCACCCGCTGGCACCGCATCGATCCGCCCCTTCGGCGCCGTCGACAGCACCGCTAG
- a CDS encoding acyl-CoA thioesterase domain-containing protein — protein sequence MGSAMFRLSDSGELLPQSAAASGWGAQHMRGMAISGAAARATEIAVAELGREDLRPVRWTIDLFRVATMTTTTATAVVVRAGRRLCLVDAQVSQADRMVARASTLYLTASAPPVGQVWTPDTTFTPPPENLRHTPGLERLYRSDGGDWTPPGLARTDALRKDVWQYPIDIVEGESPTAFQMAASVADVANATTNFGSDGLEFVNADVTLTLARLPRDLELGMRALTRTEQDGIAVAGAEVFDRYGRIGAASVSTMTNGTTVVDLREHGHAAAVTL from the coding sequence ATGGGTTCGGCAATGTTCCGGCTGAGTGACAGCGGCGAATTGCTGCCGCAGTCGGCCGCGGCCAGCGGCTGGGGCGCACAGCACATGCGCGGAATGGCGATCAGCGGGGCAGCGGCGCGGGCCACCGAGATCGCCGTCGCGGAACTGGGACGCGAGGATCTGCGGCCGGTCCGCTGGACCATCGATCTGTTCCGCGTGGCGACCATGACGACGACCACGGCCACGGCGGTCGTCGTGCGAGCCGGGCGCCGGCTGTGCCTGGTGGACGCGCAGGTGAGCCAGGCGGATCGGATGGTCGCCCGTGCGAGCACGTTGTACCTCACCGCGTCCGCACCGCCGGTCGGACAGGTCTGGACCCCGGACACGACATTCACGCCGCCGCCGGAGAACCTGCGTCATACCCCGGGCCTCGAACGGCTGTATCGCTCCGACGGCGGCGACTGGACTCCACCCGGCCTCGCCCGCACCGACGCCCTGCGCAAGGACGTCTGGCAGTACCCGATCGACATCGTCGAGGGCGAATCACCGACCGCATTCCAGATGGCGGCCAGCGTGGCCGACGTCGCCAACGCGACGACGAACTTCGGCAGCGACGGCCTGGAATTCGTGAACGCGGACGTCACACTCACCCTGGCCCGTCTCCCCCGCGACCTGGAACTGGGCATGCGCGCACTCACCAGGACCGAACAGGACGGGATCGCCGTAGCCGGTGCGGAAGTCTTCGACCGCTACGGCCGGATCGGCGCCGCCTCGGTGAGCACGATGACCAACGGAACAACCGTGGTCGACCTGCGCGAACACGGACACGCCGCGGCCGTGACGCTTTAG
- a CDS encoding M24 family metallopeptidase, with product MVESIQSRYPRVHGFELSSAERDRRWAAARAEMKARGLSALVISGFHSVLYEGQAGLRWFTNLDIEGYLVFPLEGEPVHFGFTPKPKVSRLAGCWVPDARSGFPSFALSIADVLREGGVTSGKVGVLSIGGVFGEYAGFPYATLAALQSEIPEIGFEDAIDWFSQLRKIKSAEEIRCYEIGGEIAEDVFDAVYETAREGVPDAEIRAAISAARIRRGCEPHSTTFYSQGKDASPILESGLLTEPGYATPLEQGDIITAEITMRVNGYEIEFNQTWVLGEADAELERMFEVWQAAFEAGIATLRPGIDQKQLQAAMQAPLDEAGFTWFYPFFHGSGLLDEPPAANVRVSNFADGREIERPYAPMVFEENMVLIFEPSVVTTRRWGDDETLPWTPQRGFSMGCPVVVTADGCRPLVGDWWKPGVIRLPA from the coding sequence ATGGTCGAGAGCATTCAATCCCGCTATCCGCGAGTGCACGGGTTCGAGCTGTCATCGGCCGAGCGTGATCGTCGCTGGGCGGCCGCGCGTGCGGAGATGAAGGCTCGTGGATTGTCGGCGTTGGTGATCAGCGGATTTCATTCGGTGTTGTACGAAGGGCAGGCGGGTCTGCGCTGGTTCACCAACCTGGATATCGAGGGCTATCTCGTGTTTCCGCTGGAGGGTGAGCCGGTGCACTTCGGTTTCACCCCCAAGCCGAAGGTCAGCCGGCTGGCGGGCTGCTGGGTTCCCGATGCCCGCAGCGGATTCCCCAGCTTCGCGCTGAGTATCGCGGATGTCTTGCGAGAAGGCGGTGTGACCAGCGGGAAGGTCGGTGTGCTGTCGATCGGAGGTGTGTTCGGCGAGTACGCCGGTTTCCCGTACGCGACCCTGGCCGCATTGCAATCCGAGATCCCGGAGATCGGGTTCGAGGATGCGATCGACTGGTTCTCTCAGCTTCGAAAGATCAAGAGCGCCGAGGAAATCCGCTGCTACGAGATCGGTGGCGAGATCGCCGAGGACGTCTTCGACGCCGTGTACGAGACCGCGCGCGAAGGCGTACCGGATGCCGAGATCCGTGCCGCCATCTCGGCCGCGCGGATCCGGCGCGGATGTGAGCCGCATTCGACCACCTTCTACTCGCAGGGCAAGGACGCCAGCCCGATCCTCGAGAGCGGATTGCTGACCGAACCCGGCTATGCCACGCCCCTGGAGCAGGGCGACATCATCACCGCCGAGATCACGATGCGCGTGAACGGTTACGAGATCGAGTTCAATCAGACCTGGGTGCTGGGCGAGGCCGATGCCGAACTGGAGCGCATGTTCGAGGTGTGGCAGGCCGCCTTCGAGGCGGGGATCGCCACGCTGCGTCCGGGCATCGACCAGAAACAACTACAGGCCGCGATGCAGGCGCCACTCGACGAGGCGGGCTTCACCTGGTTCTATCCGTTCTTCCACGGTTCGGGACTGCTGGACGAACCGCCCGCGGCGAATGTGCGCGTCAGCAACTTCGCCGACGGTCGTGAGATCGAAAGACCCTATGCGCCCATGGTTTTCGAGGAGAACATGGTCCTCATCTTCGAACCGAGTGTGGTGACGACGCGGCGGTGGGGCGACGACGAAACGCTGCCCTGGACCCCGCAGCGAGGGTTCTCGATGGGATGCCCGGTGGTGGTGACCGCCGACGGCTGCCGCCCGCTGGTGGGCGACTGGTGGAAGCCGGGAGTGATCCGCCTGCCGGCGTGA
- a CDS encoding alpha/beta hydrolase: MSTEFTDPLRSLYVEWAGRMQADPQMSLETMRDMQDGWHTVATEPTAVSYDSVDIDGLPAIWCIPEGADPAVAVVYFHGGGFVVGSTNSHRKMAGHLAKAFGARVLVVEYRRAPEARYPAQVDDGIRAYRWLIGQGFAPGKIVSAGDSAGGTLALALVVRLRELGEPLPGAVLALSPGLDWEGNWLVNEDHDILATKAVITAMGSMAFGDRSPKDPLCNPLYADLTGFPPVYVSAGGHENLLGGVREFVKAAEAAEVDVTFDLAEARQHVHTFAAGNDPEADRTITESAAWARQRLA, from the coding sequence ATGTCGACAGAGTTCACCGATCCCCTCCGCTCCCTCTACGTCGAGTGGGCCGGACGGATGCAGGCCGATCCACAGATGTCACTGGAGACCATGCGGGATATGCAGGACGGGTGGCATACGGTCGCGACCGAGCCCACCGCGGTGAGCTACGACTCGGTCGACATCGACGGGCTGCCCGCGATCTGGTGCATCCCCGAGGGCGCCGATCCGGCCGTGGCGGTCGTGTACTTCCACGGCGGCGGATTCGTCGTCGGATCCACCAACTCACACCGGAAGATGGCGGGGCACCTCGCGAAGGCGTTCGGTGCGCGGGTCCTCGTCGTCGAGTACCGCCGTGCCCCCGAGGCTCGCTATCCCGCGCAGGTCGACGACGGCATACGGGCGTACCGGTGGCTGATCGGCCAGGGATTCGCGCCGGGGAAGATCGTCAGCGCGGGCGACTCCGCCGGTGGCACACTGGCTCTCGCTCTCGTGGTGCGGCTGCGGGAGCTGGGCGAGCCGCTGCCCGGCGCGGTGCTGGCGCTGTCGCCCGGTCTCGACTGGGAGGGCAACTGGCTGGTCAACGAGGACCACGACATCCTCGCGACCAAGGCCGTGATCACGGCCATGGGCTCGATGGCATTCGGCGACCGCAGCCCGAAGGACCCGCTGTGCAATCCGCTCTACGCCGATCTCACCGGTTTCCCGCCGGTGTACGTCTCGGCGGGCGGCCACGAGAACCTGCTCGGCGGGGTACGCGAATTCGTGAAGGCCGCCGAGGCGGCCGAGGTCGACGTGACCTTCGACCTCGCCGAGGCCCGCCAGCACGTGCACACGTTCGCGGCGGGCAACGATCCGGAGGCCGACCGGACGATCACCGAGAGCGCGGCGTGGGCACGCCAGCGGCTCGCGTGA